The following coding sequences are from one Triticum dicoccoides isolate Atlit2015 ecotype Zavitan chromosome 4A, WEW_v2.0, whole genome shotgun sequence window:
- the LOC119286745 gene encoding pentatricopeptide repeat-containing protein At1g77405-like, with protein sequence MSSSTAPSPSPSRLVPQLLVALLQRRRFDAALRPSPTFRGFSPSSIAASLAAIPRLILPRSAGRLCPQRPFPAPSSSYHRRVAAALTLAFLNWSHSDAANPRAVPLTEAPLRAAALSLARARALPALFGLLREHAPLVSTAALTDVIRALGEEGLPRQALAAFHRARQLRCSPDAQCHNTLLAALCRNGRFKEARFLLDQMERPGARCRPDSYTYTVLISWYCRIGAGTGCRKAARRRIYEAGRLFRRMGEKGLEPDVVTYNCYINGLCKTYRVERAHEVFDEMVKKGCLPNRVTYNSFVRYYSAVNKVDKAVEWMREMVARGHGMATSSTYTPLIHSLYESGRIGDARRFMIEMAESGHLPREHTYKLVKDATEKADEEALPAELCHSIEDGIKERFQHVLRMKPIMRPVTR encoded by the coding sequence ATGTCCTCCTCCActgccccgtccccgtcgccgtcccgCCTGGTGCCGCAGctcctggtggccctcctccagcgccgccgcttcGACGCCGCGCTCCGCCCGTCCCCCACCTTCCGCGGCTTCTCCCCGTCCTCcatcgccgcctcgctcgccgccatcCCGCGCCTCATCCTCCCGCGCTCCGCGGGCCGCCTCTGCCCGCAGCGGCCCTTccccgccccgtcctcctcctACCACCGCCGGGTCGCCGCCGCGCTCACCCTCGCCTTCCTCAACTGGTCCCACTCCGACGCTGCCAACCCGCGCGCCGTCCCGCTCACCGAGGCCCCGCTCCGCGCCGCCGCGCTCTCCCTCGCCCGCGCCCGCGCGCTCCCCGCGCTCTTCGGCCTCCTCCGCGAGCACGCCCCGCTCGTCTCCACCGCCGCGCTCACCGACGTcatccgcgcgctcggcgaggagGGCCTCCCGCGGCAGGCCCTCGCCGCCTTCCACCGCGCGCGCCAGCTCCGGTGCTCCCCGGACGCGCAGTGCCACAACACGCTGCTCGCCGCGCTGTGCCGGAACGGCCGGTTCAAGGAGGCCAGGTTCCTGCTCGACCAGATGGAGCGCCCCGGCGCGCGCTGCAGGCCTGACTCCTACACCTACACCGTGCTCATTTCCTGGTACTGCCGGATCGGGGCGGGGACCGGGTGCCGGAAGGCCGCCAGGAGAAGGATCTACGAGGCCGGGAGGCTGTTCCGGAGGATGGGGGAGAAGGGGCTGGAGCCGGACGTCGTGACCTACAACTGCTATATCAATGGCCTCTGCAAGACGTACCGCGTGGAGCGTGcgcacgaggtgttcgatgaaatggtgAAGAAGGGGTGCTTGCCAAACCGGGTGACATATAACTCGTTTGTGAGGTATTACAGTGCGGTGAATAAGGTTGACAAGGCCGTTGAGTGGATGAGGGAAATGGTGGCGAGGGGGCATGGGATGGCGACATCAAGCACGTACACACCTCTTATACATTCGCTATACGAGAGTGGGCGGATCGGGGATGCAAGGCGGTTCATGATCGAGATGGCGGAAAGCGGGCACCTGCCAAGGGAACACACCTACAAGCTTGTGAAGGATGCAACTGAAAAGGCCGATGAGGAGGCCTTGCCAGCAGAGCTGTGTCACTCCATTGAGGATGGCATCAAGGAAAGGTTTCAGCATGTACTGCGTATGAAACCCATAATGCGGCCAGTGACAAGATAA